From the Fibrobacter sp. UWB11 genome, one window contains:
- the rfbA gene encoding glucose-1-phosphate thymidylyltransferase RfbA, which yields MKGIVLAGGSGTRLYPLTMVTSKQLLPVYDKPMIYYPLSTLMLAGIRDILIISTPTDLPNFERLLGDGSAMGLNLSYKVQPSPDGLAQAFILGEEFIGDDCCAMVLGDNIFYGNGFSPLLKAAVKNAEENGRASVFGYYVEDPERFGVVEFDKDGKVISVEEKPKEPKSNYAITGLYFYDNRVSKFAKVQKPSARGELEITDLNKTYLDKGELDVKLLGRGFAWLDTGTMDSLIEAGEFVKMVENRQGIQISAIEEIAYINGWINKEKLLESAAKYGKSPYGQHLKKVAEGKIHY from the coding sequence ATGAAAGGTATCGTACTCGCTGGGGGTTCCGGCACGCGTCTGTATCCGCTTACGATGGTTACGTCGAAGCAACTTTTGCCGGTCTATGATAAGCCGATGATTTATTATCCGTTGTCTACGCTTATGCTGGCGGGTATCCGTGATATTCTTATTATATCGACTCCGACGGATTTACCGAATTTTGAACGCTTGCTTGGCGATGGTTCTGCCATGGGTCTCAACTTGAGTTACAAGGTACAACCGAGCCCGGACGGACTTGCTCAGGCATTCATCCTTGGCGAAGAATTTATTGGCGATGATTGCTGTGCAATGGTCCTTGGCGATAACATCTTCTATGGAAACGGTTTTAGCCCGCTTTTGAAGGCCGCTGTGAAAAACGCCGAAGAAAACGGACGTGCAAGTGTGTTCGGTTATTATGTCGAGGACCCGGAACGCTTTGGCGTCGTGGAATTCGATAAGGATGGCAAGGTGATTTCGGTGGAAGAAAAGCCGAAGGAACCGAAGAGCAATTATGCCATTACAGGCCTTTATTTCTACGACAATCGCGTTTCGAAATTTGCAAAGGTGCAAAAGCCGAGTGCTCGTGGCGAACTTGAAATTACCGACCTTAACAAGACCTATCTCGACAAGGGCGAACTTGACGTGAAACTCTTGGGCCGTGGTTTTGCATGGCTTGATACCGGCACGATGGATAGCCTCATCGAAGCGGGCGAGTTCGTGAAAATGGTCGAAAACCGCCAGGGTATCCAGATTTCTGCAATCGAAGAAATTGCCTATATCAACGGTTGGATCAACAAAGAAAAACTTTTGGAATCAGCCGCCAAGTATGGTAAGTCTCCTTACGGCCAGCACTTGAAAAAAGTTGCTGAAGGAAAAATTCATTATTAA